The following proteins are encoded in a genomic region of Glycine max cultivar Williams 82 chromosome 18, Glycine_max_v4.0, whole genome shotgun sequence:
- the LOC106797026 gene encoding N66 matrix protein-like: MGYVKLTWCGGIDGSHKVNNCNGDSGTRDTNVANSGVGGISCNVCSGDDDNNNNENSNDDNDVNNSRASGGDRDNSGNGANIVNSGVGGGSSNVCDDDSSNNDNGVGSDDNGGKNNDVNGDGSNTSDNNNNSNDDDNVNDCSGNN; this comes from the coding sequence ATGGGCTATGTAAAACTAACATGGTGTGGTGGAATCGATGGCAGCCACAAAgttaataattgtaatggtgATAGTGGTACTCGTGACACCAATGTTGCTAACAGTGGTGTTGGTGGAATCAGTTGTAATGTTTGTAGTGGTGATGAtgataacaacaacaatgaaaATAGTAACGATGACAATGATGTCAACAATAGCCGTGCCAGTGGGGGTGACCGTGACAATAGTGGCAATGGCGCCAACATTGTTAATAGTGGTGTTGGTGGAGGTAGTAGCAATGTTTGTGATGATGATAGTAGTAATAATGATAACGGCGTTGGTAGCGATGACAATGGTGGCAAGAATAACGATGTCAATGGTGATGGTAGTAATACTAgtgacaacaataataatagtaatgatgATGACAATGTAAATGATTGTAGTGGTAACAATTAA
- the LOC100817825 gene encoding GDSL esterase/lipase CPRD49 gives MVGPMRPKIVLFGSSIVQMSFDNGGWGAILANLYSRKADIILRGYSGWNSRQALDVLDEVFSKDAHVQPSLVIVYFGGNDSVHPHPSGLGPHVPLQEYVANMRKIANHLKSLSDHIRIIFLTSPPINEEQIRKKLRTNESCGEYADALMELCDEMNIKAINLWSAIQTRDDWLDVSFTDGVHLSAEGSKVVVKEILKVLREVDWKPSLHWMSMPTEYAEDSPYYPPNPDGTTTINVSYCISRKWLQWDDL, from the exons ATGGTAGGCCCGATGAGACCTAAGATTGTGCTCTTTGGCTCCTCTATAGTTCAGATGAGTTTCGATAATGGTGGTTGGGGTGCTATTCTGGCAAATTTGTATTCTAGAAag GCGGACATAATATTGCGAGGATACTCAGGTTGGAATTCAAGGCAAGCTTTGGATGTTTTGGATGAAGTTTTCTCTAAG GATGCTCATGTGCAACCATCATTGGTAATTGTGTACTTTGGGGGTAATGATTCCGTTCACCCTCACCCATCTGGCCTTGGTCCTCATGTGCCCCTCCAAGAATACGTTGCAAACATGAGGAAGATTGCTAACCATCTtaag AGCCTCTCCGATCATATTCGCATTATATTTCTCACCTCTCCTCCCATCAATGAAGAACAAATCCGCAAAAAGCTCAG AACCAATGAATCCTGTGGAGAGTATGCAGATGCCTTAATGGAGCTTTGTGACGAGATGAATATCAAGGCCATTAATCTGTGGTCTGCAATTCAGACAAGGGATGACTGGTTAGATGTTAGTTTCAC GGATGGAGTTCATCTATCAGCAGAGGGAAGCAAGGTAGTGGTGAAGGAAATATTAAAGGTTCTAAGAGAAGTAGATTGGAAGCCTAGTCTGCATTGGATGTCAATGCCAACTGAATATGCAGAAGATTCACCATATTATCCTCCCAATCCCGATGGAACAACAACCATAAATGTGTCCTACTGTATCTCACGGAAGTGGTTGCAATGGGATGATCTgtag